Proteins co-encoded in one Hymenobacter swuensis DY53 genomic window:
- a CDS encoding DUF6960 family protein, which translates to MPRPKPVVYGLYSWTPDYGLRYIHPANRRTFEWLEPLGKVFEKIDETDDWIMLRYDEQQFKVSRELFTELYMRPPFSFGDLVVETDPAEDQPAHEGLISDVYYDEAADAFRFQLVEKKRKIKRVFEARELELQ; encoded by the coding sequence GTGCCACGTCCCAAACCTGTCGTATACGGTCTGTACTCCTGGACGCCCGACTATGGGCTACGTTACATTCATCCTGCCAACCGCCGCACGTTTGAGTGGCTGGAGCCATTGGGTAAGGTGTTCGAAAAAATCGATGAAACCGACGACTGGATTATGCTGCGTTACGATGAGCAGCAATTCAAAGTCAGCCGGGAGCTGTTCACAGAACTGTACATGCGCCCGCCATTCAGCTTCGGGGACCTGGTGGTGGAAACTGACCCCGCCGAAGACCAGCCCGCCCATGAGGGACTGATTTCCGATGTGTATTACGACGAAGCCGCTGATGCTTTTCGCTTTCAGCTGGTCGAGAAAAAACGCAAAATAAAGCGCGTGTTTGAGGCGCGGGAACTGGAATTGCAATAA